A part of Bacteroidia bacterium genomic DNA contains:
- a CDS encoding GRP family sugar transporter: protein MFILESYPLAVGFCVITMLAWGSWANTQKLAGSNWRFELFYWDYVLGIILFALLMGISAGSVGTQGRPFFDDLAQADSSSVFSAIAGGVLFNLANILLVAAIAIAGMSVAFPVGIGLALVIGVIVNYLDAPVGNAVLLFGGVGLITIAILLNAYAYRKLASTQNRVPSRGLILSLVAGALMGLFYKYVANSMFPDFSQPIPGKLSPYSAVFVFSAGILLSNFIFNTWLMKKPISGAPLSFQNYFEGSRKDHLMGILGGIIWCIGMSFSILASDKAGPAISYGLGQGATIVAACWGIFIWKEFKEAPAGTGKVLNVMLLLYVLGLALIIVAR, encoded by the coding sequence ATGTTTATTCTGGAATCTTATCCTCTGGCTGTAGGTTTCTGTGTCATCACGATGCTGGCATGGGGATCATGGGCCAATACTCAAAAATTAGCCGGATCGAACTGGCGTTTTGAGCTGTTTTACTGGGATTATGTATTGGGTATTATCCTTTTTGCGCTGCTCATGGGTATCAGTGCAGGTTCGGTTGGCACACAGGGGCGACCTTTTTTTGACGACCTGGCACAAGCAGATTCGTCCAGTGTGTTTTCAGCCATAGCGGGCGGAGTTCTCTTTAATCTTGCCAATATCTTATTGGTAGCGGCGATTGCCATAGCGGGTATGTCGGTAGCTTTTCCCGTTGGAATTGGACTGGCACTGGTCATTGGGGTGATCGTCAATTATTTGGATGCGCCTGTGGGAAATGCCGTGTTGTTATTTGGCGGAGTAGGACTTATCACGATCGCAATCCTCCTCAACGCCTACGCCTATCGCAAACTGGCCAGTACCCAAAATCGCGTACCCTCCCGGGGTTTGATTCTATCTTTGGTAGCAGGTGCGCTCATGGGTCTTTTTTATAAATATGTCGCCAATTCCATGTTTCCCGATTTTTCGCAACCAATACCCGGAAAATTAAGCCCATATTCTGCAGTTTTTGTTTTCTCCGCAGGCATTTTGTTAAGCAATTTTATTTTCAATACCTGGCTGATGAAAAAGCCCATATCCGGAGCGCCTTTGTCCTTTCAAAATTATTTTGAGGGCAGCAGAAAAGATCATTTGATGGGCATTTTGGGTGGTATTATCTGGTGCATCGGGATGTCTTTCAGTATTTTGGCATCTGACAAAGCCGGCCCGGCTATTTCCTACGGACTGGGACAGGGAGCTACCATTGTTGCAGCGTGCTGGGGTATTTTTATCTGGAAAGAATTTAAAGAAGCGCCGGCAGGAACAGGAAAAGTACTCAATGTCATGCTGCTTCTATATGTTTTGGGGCTGGCATTGATCATAGTTGCCAGATAA
- a CDS encoding nucleoside hydrolase, with translation MKYSYLLLLISALWCCTPKEKAKIPVIFDTDANNELDDQHALAYLLSNADVFNILGVSVNATRNGGDIHQQYQEAQRILALYNLDAKIPLLKGANASYPQIDSLPEDGMEAVEFMLQKTRENPGTVIIAVGKLTTVARALKKDPDLANRTRIVWLGSNYPEPGEYNQENDTAAMNYVLSTPVPFEMVTVRYGKPSGTDAVRATPQEIADKMPGAGPLAEKPVEGRNGGSFTHFGDYSLDLFSHIDLHGNPPSRALFDMVAVAVVKNPEWAEKTTIPAPILINDAWTERPDNPRKIEVWENFEKEAILHDFYSRMKNYQLP, from the coding sequence ATGAAGTACTCTTATCTCCTTCTGCTGATAAGCGCCCTGTGGTGCTGTACGCCCAAAGAAAAGGCAAAAATTCCGGTCATTTTTGATACTGATGCCAACAACGAACTCGACGACCAGCATGCCCTCGCCTATCTGCTCAGCAATGCAGACGTTTTTAACATTCTGGGGGTCTCTGTGAATGCGACCAGAAATGGCGGAGATATCCATCAACAATACCAGGAAGCGCAACGGATTTTGGCGCTATACAATCTGGATGCAAAAATCCCCCTTTTAAAAGGCGCCAATGCCTCTTATCCGCAGATCGATAGCCTTCCTGAAGATGGCATGGAAGCGGTGGAGTTTATGCTTCAAAAGACGAGGGAAAACCCCGGTACGGTAATTATCGCTGTAGGTAAACTTACCACTGTGGCCCGTGCACTCAAAAAGGATCCCGATCTGGCAAACCGCACCCGAATCGTATGGCTGGGCAGCAATTATCCCGAACCCGGTGAATATAACCAGGAAAATGATACCGCAGCCATGAACTACGTGCTCAGTACGCCGGTTCCTTTTGAGATGGTAACCGTAAGATATGGAAAACCCAGCGGCACTGATGCAGTTCGGGCAACACCCCAGGAAATTGCCGACAAAATGCCCGGTGCAGGCCCATTAGCCGAAAAACCAGTGGAGGGCAGAAATGGAGGTAGTTTCACCCATTTCGGGGATTATTCTCTGGACCTGTTCAGCCACATAGACCTGCACGGCAACCCTCCCTCCCGGGCACTTTTTGATATGGTGGCGGTGGCAGTTGTAAAAAATCCGGAATGGGCCGAGAAAACAACCATTCCCGCTCCCATACTCATCAACGATGCCTGGACAGAGCGCCCCGACAATCCAAGAAAAATAGAGGTTTGGGAAAATTTTGAGAAAGAAGCCATTTTGCACGACTTCTATTCCCGAATGAAAAACTATCAGCTCCCATGA
- a CDS encoding SRPBCC domain-containing protein yields the protein MSTSNTTKHTAKAVTIKKTFSRETTISINIKADPAIIWSLLTNASDFPRWNSTVISIEGNIKKGEKIKLKSTLDPKRTFKLKIKELEPEKRLVWGDGQGNRIYTLATQANGMVTFSMVEKIGSPMFPLYAKYIPSFDQSFEQFAADLKKETETIAATK from the coding sequence ATGTCAACATCCAACACTACAAAACACACTGCTAAGGCTGTAACCATAAAAAAAACTTTTAGTCGGGAAACCACTATCAGCATCAACATCAAAGCCGATCCGGCGATTATTTGGTCATTGCTGACAAATGCCAGTGATTTCCCGAGGTGGAATTCTACTGTGATTTCGATAGAAGGCAATATCAAAAAAGGAGAGAAAATAAAGCTGAAGTCAACGCTCGATCCTAAACGCACTTTTAAGCTGAAGATTAAAGAACTGGAGCCAGAAAAACGACTGGTTTGGGGAGATGGTCAGGGAAACCGCATTTACACCCTGGCTACCCAGGCAAATGGAATGGTTACATTCTCCATGGTCGAAAAGATCGGCAGCCCGATGTTTCCCTTGTATGCCAAATATATTCCGTCTTTTGACCAGTCATTTGAGCAATTTGCCGCTGATCTGAAAAAAGAGACTGAAACGATTGCCGCTACAAAATAA
- the rbsK gene encoding ribokinase — MKKLVVVGSSNTDMVVKTDRFPVPGETILGGDFFMFPGGKGANQAVSAARLGGNVAFMCALGDDLFGRQALKNYENEGIDTALVQTTPGAASGVALITVNAEGENQIVVAPGTNALLEVSWLEKHFEALQAADLLLTQLETPLPSVSFLAQHFGEKLILNPAPAALLPSAVYQNLYLITPNQTEASLLTGIPVKDLPSAADACQILLKKGCQAVILTMGAAGAYYADSQQTFHIPAPQVHAVDSTAAGDVFNGALAVALLENQDIKEAIRFACQAAAFSVQKMGAQASAPYRHQL; from the coding sequence ATGAAAAAGCTAGTAGTGGTCGGAAGTTCTAATACCGATATGGTTGTAAAAACTGACCGGTTTCCGGTGCCGGGAGAGACCATTCTGGGGGGAGATTTTTTTATGTTTCCCGGAGGGAAAGGCGCAAATCAGGCAGTATCGGCAGCCCGGCTCGGAGGCAATGTAGCGTTTATGTGCGCCTTGGGCGATGATCTGTTTGGCAGACAGGCGCTTAAAAATTATGAAAACGAGGGAATAGATACCGCGCTTGTCCAAACTACTCCTGGTGCAGCATCTGGGGTAGCCTTAATTACCGTAAATGCAGAAGGAGAAAATCAGATCGTGGTTGCTCCCGGCACAAACGCACTCCTGGAAGTGTCATGGCTGGAAAAACACTTTGAAGCGCTGCAGGCAGCAGATTTACTCCTCACCCAACTAGAAACACCCCTTCCTTCGGTAAGTTTCCTGGCACAGCATTTTGGTGAAAAATTAATTCTCAACCCGGCTCCGGCGGCTTTACTTCCTTCAGCCGTTTACCAAAATCTGTATCTCATCACCCCCAACCAGACGGAAGCCTCTTTGTTGACCGGAATACCGGTTAAAGATCTCCCGTCTGCAGCGGATGCGTGCCAGATCCTTTTGAAAAAAGGCTGCCAGGCGGTGATTTTGACGATGGGTGCAGCGGGGGCCTATTATGCCGATTCTCAACAAACCTTTCATATACCCGCACCCCAGGTACATGCAGTGGACAGCACAGCCGCAGGTGATGTTTTTAATGGCGCACTTGCCGTAGCACTTTTGGAGAACCAGGACATAAAAGAAGCGATCCGTTTTGCCTGCCAGGCCGCAGCATTTTCCGTTCAAAAAATGGGGGCACAAGCCTCTGCGCCCTATAGACATCAACTCTAA
- a CDS encoding oxidoreductase, whose translation MNILNISAGSSSKKQDLLLLNLEIIIKSKKMEDNMNIPSQDNRIMIVTGANAGLGYETALSLAKKGAKVVMACRSITKAEAAKNKIEKAHPNADLEIMQIDLSSLKSVRNFASEYQKKYDKLDVLINNAGVMAPPYSKTEDGFELQLGANYLGHFLLTGLLLDTLIKTPHSRIVTLSSLVHKNGQINFDDLQSEQTYSPAKAYAQSKLACLMFAFELQRRLQKAGIQHTISTASHPGIADTELSRHYPKWLYLLVKYTIAPFLTHSAYEGAKPTILAALGEAKGGEYFGPTGYKEYKGKAGKATFTDLSQDEAIAKQLWNVSEELVGFSYL comes from the coding sequence TTGAATATCCTCAATATTTCAGCAGGCTCTTCAAGCAAAAAACAGGACTTACTCCTGTTGAATTTAGAAATCATAATTAAAAGCAAAAAAATGGAAGACAACATGAATATCCCCTCTCAGGACAACCGTATTATGATTGTTACGGGAGCCAACGCGGGTCTGGGTTATGAAACCGCTTTATCATTAGCCAAAAAGGGCGCAAAAGTTGTTATGGCTTGCCGTAGCATCACTAAAGCAGAAGCCGCGAAAAACAAAATTGAAAAAGCGCATCCAAATGCTGATCTGGAAATCATGCAAATTGATTTGAGCAGCTTAAAGTCTGTTAGAAATTTCGCCTCTGAATACCAGAAAAAATATGACAAATTAGATGTTTTGATTAATAATGCAGGTGTAATGGCTCCCCCCTATTCCAAAACCGAAGATGGTTTTGAATTACAATTAGGCGCAAATTATCTGGGGCATTTTTTACTCACGGGTTTGTTGTTGGATACCCTCATTAAAACCCCTCATTCAAGAATCGTTACCTTGAGCTCGTTGGTTCATAAAAACGGACAAATCAATTTTGACGATTTACAAAGTGAACAAACATACTCTCCGGCGAAAGCCTATGCACAATCAAAACTCGCATGTTTAATGTTTGCATTTGAATTGCAACGAAGGTTACAAAAAGCGGGTATTCAACATACCATTTCGACGGCATCACATCCGGGAATTGCCGATACAGAATTGAGCAGACATTATCCTAAATGGCTATATCTTTTAGTGAAATATACAATTGCGCCATTTCTAACACATTCTGCCTATGAAGGCGCGAAGCCAACCATTCTGGCTGCCTTAGGAGAGGCAAAGGGTGGAGAGTATTTTGGGCCAACAGGCTATAAGGAGTACAAGGGGAAGGCAGGAAAAGCAACTTTTACGGACTTATCCCAAGATGAAGCCATAGCAAAACAACTCTGGAATGTTTCTGAAGAATTAGTTGGATTCAGCTATTTGTAA
- a CDS encoding polysaccharide pyruvyl transferase family protein translates to MNRRNFIKDTGLYSMGSLLIPFVMQGCSKPDPTLLVISGWQDVNIGDIAHTPGLLHILETFLPEANIILWKKSAGEEVKKLLNESFPKVKIIFGEVDQEKNVDSPEVLAAFDSADLMIHGSGPSVVGQVNLEAWVKHSNKPFGIFGTTIQTINDNLKVLLQKASFIYTRETASIKALEEAGITGEHISFAPDATFFLNLHDEAKAQQFLQEHGLEEKKIICAIPRLRYTPYHKIRKVDWTEERIQMVESVNAETKEKDHAKLREAMITWVRETGNKVLICPEMTYQVDIMDELLLDPLPEDVKPFVVKRGYWMPDEAASVYLHAHTVLSCECHSPIMAIANGTPAFYLRQPTDTIKGQMYYDLNLSDWVFEIDETEGKQISDTLMAVYNDYDSAKLTVKKVNERIGGIYSNAVEVAKEAIG, encoded by the coding sequence ATGAACCGCAGAAATTTTATAAAAGATACAGGGCTTTATTCCATGGGATCGCTGCTGATTCCTTTTGTGATGCAAGGTTGCTCAAAGCCTGATCCTACGCTTTTAGTCATCTCCGGGTGGCAGGATGTGAACATTGGCGACATTGCCCATACACCGGGTCTTCTACATATCCTTGAAACCTTCCTGCCAGAAGCAAATATTATCCTGTGGAAAAAAAGTGCAGGTGAAGAGGTGAAAAAATTGCTGAATGAAAGTTTTCCCAAGGTGAAAATTATCTTCGGAGAGGTAGATCAGGAAAAAAATGTCGATAGCCCTGAGGTACTTGCCGCCTTCGATTCCGCTGACCTGATGATCCATGGTTCCGGTCCGTCTGTGGTGGGCCAGGTAAACCTTGAAGCATGGGTAAAACATAGTAATAAACCCTTCGGCATATTTGGTACTACAATCCAGACAATTAATGATAACCTGAAGGTTTTGCTGCAAAAGGCATCATTTATCTATACCCGGGAAACCGCCTCTATAAAAGCATTGGAAGAAGCCGGAATTACAGGTGAACATATCTCATTTGCCCCCGATGCGACCTTCTTTTTAAACCTGCATGATGAGGCAAAAGCACAACAGTTTCTCCAGGAACATGGGCTGGAAGAAAAAAAAATCATCTGCGCGATTCCCCGGCTGAGATATACACCCTATCACAAGATCAGAAAAGTCGATTGGACGGAGGAGCGTATCCAAATGGTAGAAAGCGTCAATGCAGAGACCAAAGAAAAAGACCACGCTAAACTTAGAGAGGCGATGATCACATGGGTAAGGGAAACGGGTAACAAAGTGCTTATCTGCCCGGAAATGACCTATCAGGTTGATATTATGGATGAATTGCTGTTAGATCCGCTGCCTGAAGATGTAAAACCGTTTGTAGTAAAAAGAGGGTATTGGATGCCTGATGAAGCGGCTTCTGTCTATTTACATGCCCATACAGTGCTGAGTTGTGAGTGTCATTCTCCGATTATGGCTATCGCCAACGGTACGCCTGCCTTTTACCTCCGGCAACCCACTGATACGATCAAGGGGCAAATGTACTATGACCTAAACCTATCTGACTGGGTTTTTGAAATTGACGAGACAGAAGGGAAACAAATATCAGACACCTTAATGGCTGTATATAATGATTATGATTCCGCAAAACTGACGGTAAAAAAAGTTAACGAACGGATAGGTGGTATCTATTCTAATGCTGTGGAGGTGGCAAAAGAAGCGATAGGATAA
- a CDS encoding helix-turn-helix transcriptional regulator — translation MKPLIHLNSITDINDFAQCTTNHPLLAVFDFSKANQYGEEEISLSADFYAIIFKNHCVSTIKYGRQSIDFREGSLVCVGPKQIITLGGELEKEKDEEHGWGLFFHPDLLYGTSLGNHIHNYTFFSYERSEALHLSAKEKLILEGIIQKIEMELQENIDQHSQTLLVSNIELLLNYCSRYYDRQFITRKSSNSRIVSELERLLKNYFKKEKNTELSIPSVKYLADHVHLSPSYLSDLLKRETGMNAQEHIHYHLIETAKNLLLSSDDSVGQIAYSLGFEYPQYFSRLFKQKTGLTPVEFRNHN, via the coding sequence ATGAAACCACTTATTCACCTGAACAGCATTACCGATATCAATGATTTTGCACAATGCACGACCAATCATCCCCTGTTGGCTGTTTTTGATTTTAGTAAGGCCAATCAGTACGGGGAAGAGGAAATTAGTTTAAGTGCTGATTTCTACGCAATAATTTTCAAAAACCATTGCGTAAGTACGATAAAATACGGCCGGCAATCTATCGATTTTCGGGAAGGTAGTTTGGTATGTGTTGGGCCTAAGCAAATCATTACCCTGGGCGGGGAACTGGAGAAAGAAAAAGACGAGGAACATGGTTGGGGATTATTTTTCCATCCCGACTTGTTATATGGCACTTCTTTAGGAAATCATATCCATAATTACACTTTTTTCTCTTACGAAAGATCTGAAGCACTGCACCTTTCCGCCAAAGAAAAGCTAATACTTGAAGGCATCATACAAAAAATAGAAATGGAGTTGCAGGAAAATATTGACCAACACAGTCAAACGCTGCTTGTTTCCAACATCGAGTTGCTTCTGAATTATTGTTCCCGCTATTACGACCGGCAATTCATTACCAGAAAAAGTAGTAATTCCCGGATCGTATCAGAGCTGGAACGATTACTGAAAAACTATTTCAAAAAAGAGAAAAATACTGAATTATCTATACCATCTGTTAAATATTTGGCTGATCACGTGCATCTTTCTCCGAGCTATTTGAGCGATTTGCTCAAAAGAGAAACAGGGATGAACGCCCAGGAACACATTCATTATCATCTCATCGAAACAGCCAAAAACCTGTTGTTAAGTTCTGATGATTCTGTTGGTCAGATAGCTTATTCATTAGGTTTTGAATATCCTCAATATTTCAGCAGGCTCTTCAAGCAAAAAACAGGACTTACTCCTGTTGAATTTAGAAATCATAATTAA
- a CDS encoding response regulator transcription factor, which produces MKKVLLVEDDRDIVNLLEIHLRDLDCQLTKAYHGPEGLTYALENTFDLIILDLMLPGMDGMDICRNVRAEKIHTPILMLTARSEEIDKVMGLESGADDYLTKPFSIREFIARVKAIFRRMQVIRKETSAEAQKPLAFGKLEIDFENRKVRVAGQRVELTPKEFDLLYLLASHPGRSYSRDRLLSLVWGYEFNGYEHTVNSHINRLRTKIEPDLSQPTYILTTWGVGYRFNDEIGS; this is translated from the coding sequence ATGAAAAAAGTATTGCTCGTCGAAGACGACCGGGACATCGTCAACTTGCTGGAAATTCACCTCCGCGACCTGGACTGCCAACTCACGAAAGCCTATCACGGTCCTGAAGGACTGACCTATGCGCTCGAAAATACTTTCGACCTCATCATACTCGATCTTATGCTCCCGGGTATGGACGGGATGGACATTTGCCGTAATGTCCGCGCGGAAAAAATCCATACACCGATCCTCATGCTCACCGCACGCTCAGAAGAAATCGACAAGGTAATGGGACTTGAGTCAGGGGCAGATGACTACCTCACCAAACCCTTCAGCATCCGCGAATTTATCGCCAGAGTCAAAGCCATTTTCCGCCGCATGCAGGTGATCCGGAAAGAAACCTCCGCGGAGGCGCAAAAACCGCTGGCTTTTGGCAAACTCGAAATTGACTTCGAAAACCGCAAGGTAAGAGTCGCCGGACAAAGAGTCGAACTCACACCTAAAGAATTTGATCTGTTATACCTGCTCGCCTCCCACCCGGGGAGAAGTTATTCCCGCGACCGGCTGCTGAGTCTGGTATGGGGATATGAATTTAACGGCTACGAACATACAGTCAATTCCCATATCAACCGGCTACGCACCAAAATAGAACCCGACCTCAGTCAGCCTACATACATACTCACCACCTGGGGCGTCGGCTACAGGTTTAACGATGAGATAGGATCATGA
- a CDS encoding RNA polymerase sigma factor, protein MTNETLANEFTTIRGQLRAYILRITASVEDTDDIVQDTFLKASEKLGSFRGDSTLKTWIFAIASNLAKDNLRAKKRWPENVTDICKEAAMANREFFQEAMNIRMTSPQGAFEIKEHITFCFTCISKSLPLEQQICLYLKEVYEFKVSEIARIVDISEAMVKYYLHTGRTKMIGIFDGRCALINKEGVCHQCSELNGIFNPKQKTQEELVKIDMAREADNTDKEHLFDLRMKIIQGIDPFESGAAELQLHHLAHNRQVMEKFLEKSEI, encoded by the coding sequence ATGACAAACGAAACCCTCGCCAACGAATTCACCACGATCCGCGGTCAACTCCGTGCCTATATCCTACGGATTACGGCTAGTGTGGAAGATACTGACGATATTGTTCAGGATACTTTTTTAAAAGCATCAGAAAAACTCGGCAGCTTCCGGGGAGATTCTACCCTCAAAACGTGGATTTTTGCCATTGCTTCCAACCTCGCCAAGGACAATCTCCGCGCAAAAAAACGCTGGCCGGAAAATGTAACAGACATTTGCAAAGAAGCGGCCATGGCCAACCGGGAGTTTTTCCAGGAGGCGATGAATATCCGGATGACTTCGCCGCAGGGCGCATTCGAAATCAAAGAGCATATCACTTTTTGTTTTACCTGTATATCCAAATCATTACCGCTAGAACAACAAATCTGCCTGTATCTCAAAGAGGTATATGAATTTAAGGTGAGTGAAATTGCCCGGATTGTGGATATTTCGGAAGCAATGGTGAAATACTACCTGCATACGGGAAGGACGAAAATGATCGGGATATTTGATGGGCGATGTGCGCTGATCAACAAGGAAGGCGTTTGCCATCAATGTTCGGAGTTGAATGGAATATTTAACCCCAAACAAAAAACACAGGAAGAACTCGTCAAAATTGATATGGCCAGAGAAGCTGACAACACAGACAAGGAGCATCTTTTTGATCTGCGAATGAAAATCATTCAGGGTATCGACCCTTTTGAATCGGGTGCTGCGGAGCTACAACTTCATCATCTGGCTCACAACCGGCAGGTGATGGAAAAATTTTTAGAAAAAAGTGAAATTTAG
- a CDS encoding alpha/beta hydrolase-fold protein, with protein MKVFLFPLLASFLFIGCAEKSVQTNLPVPSAGKIERLENFPSQYIPARNVDIWLPEGYNPAEKYAVLYMHDGQMLYDAGTTWNQQEWGVDETISRLIAEQKIMPCIVVGVWNGGSLRHSEYFPQKPFESLPVAFRDSLLHEAKRNGETPLFAAEVYSDLYLKFLTTELKPHIDSTYATYADRANTFIAGSSMGGLISMYAICEYPDIFGGAACLSTHWPGFFVAENNPVPQAFADYMRAHLPDPATHKIYFDYGTETLDAMYEPFQLRIDTLMQHHGYDTLNWQTLKFQGDDHSENAWRKRFELPVTFLLGK; from the coding sequence ATGAAAGTATTTCTATTTCCCCTTTTGGCCTCTTTTCTCTTCATTGGATGTGCTGAAAAAAGCGTACAGACCAACCTGCCTGTCCCTTCTGCCGGAAAGATCGAGCGGCTGGAGAACTTCCCCTCCCAATATATTCCCGCCCGGAATGTAGATATATGGCTGCCTGAAGGCTATAACCCGGCAGAAAAGTATGCGGTTCTCTATATGCACGATGGGCAAATGTTGTACGACGCAGGCACCACCTGGAACCAACAGGAATGGGGAGTGGACGAAACCATCAGCCGGTTGATTGCGGAACAAAAAATCATGCCGTGCATTGTGGTGGGTGTCTGGAATGGCGGCAGTCTGAGACATTCCGAATATTTCCCGCAAAAGCCATTTGAAAGCCTTCCGGTTGCATTTCGCGATTCATTGCTTCATGAGGCAAAACGAAATGGAGAAACGCCTTTGTTTGCTGCGGAGGTGTATTCAGACCTGTATCTAAAATTTCTGACGACAGAGTTAAAGCCTCATATCGACAGTACGTACGCCACTTATGCAGACAGAGCAAACACCTTTATCGCAGGGTCGAGCATGGGCGGACTGATCTCCATGTATGCAATCTGCGAATATCCCGACATATTTGGCGGGGCGGCGTGTTTGTCAACCCATTGGCCGGGTTTTTTTGTAGCGGAAAACAACCCCGTTCCCCAGGCATTTGCCGATTACATGCGTGCGCATTTACCAGATCCTGCCACACATAAAATCTATTTTGACTACGGGACAGAAACCCTTGACGCTATGTACGAGCCCTTCCAGCTGCGGATAGACACTTTGATGCAGCACCACGGGTATGACACACTCAACTGGCAAACCCTGAAATTTCAGGGAGATGACCACTCCGAAAATGCCTGGAGAAAAAGGTTTGAATTACCGGTTACGTTTTTGTTGGGGAAATGA
- a CDS encoding NYN domain-containing protein → MEEIKLAVLIDGDNIPSAYIKEMMEEIAKYGNPTIKRIYGDWTKPNLGKWKNLLLENAITPIQQYSYTTGKNATDSAMIIDAMDILYSEKVNGFCLVSSDSDFTRLATRLREAGMKVYGIGEKKTPDPFIVACDKFIYLEILENQSPKTESAVSKEKTGGKSGVDKITPKVIKLIAATISDLADDEGWAFLGDVGNLLQKKQPNFDSRNYGYQKLTPLIKSVNKFEIDQRENQKGNVKLIYVRNKE, encoded by the coding sequence ATGGAAGAGATAAAACTTGCGGTATTAATTGATGGGGATAATATTCCCTCGGCTTATATAAAAGAAATGATGGAGGAAATCGCCAAATACGGAAATCCGACCATCAAACGCATATACGGAGACTGGACCAAACCCAATCTCGGCAAATGGAAAAACCTGCTCCTGGAGAATGCGATTACGCCCATTCAGCAGTATTCCTACACCACAGGCAAAAATGCCACCGACTCGGCGATGATTATCGACGCAATGGATATCCTCTATTCGGAGAAAGTCAACGGATTTTGTCTGGTATCGAGCGACAGCGACTTTACCCGGCTGGCGACCCGATTGCGGGAAGCAGGCATGAAAGTATATGGAATCGGGGAGAAAAAAACGCCTGATCCGTTTATCGTAGCCTGCGACAAATTTATCTACCTCGAAATCCTCGAAAACCAATCTCCTAAAACCGAGTCAGCCGTTTCGAAGGAAAAAACCGGCGGAAAAAGCGGTGTGGACAAAATCACACCCAAGGTGATCAAACTGATCGCCGCGACGATTTCCGACCTCGCCGACGACGAGGGCTGGGCATTTCTGGGAGACGTGGGCAACCTTTTGCAGAAAAAACAACCCAACTTCGACTCCCGAAATTATGGCTACCAGAAACTAACGCCGCTCATTAAGTCTGTCAACAAATTTGAAATTGACCAGCGCGAAAACCAGAAGGGAAATGTGAAACTGATTTATGTGAGGAATAAGGAGTAA